From Anopheles funestus chromosome 3RL, idAnoFuneDA-416_04, whole genome shotgun sequence, a single genomic window includes:
- the LOC125770112 gene encoding ATP-dependent (S)-NAD(P)H-hydrate dehydratase, with amino-acid sequence MPNEIVAAAIKQIIKNKNIIARVAKISTRSGMSSENKSPLLERARNIVPHLDTDRHKGQAGRIGIVGGSLEYTGAPYFAAISALKVGADLVHVFCPDAAAQVIKSYSPELIVHPLLDSNNAIIQIEPWLERLHVLVIGPGLGRNRQIMQTVAELIKICRQLQKPLIIDADGLFLITQDIGLVKDYYGVILTPNAIEFCRLFGKDRDQIMLSLGRLGAGVTVIEKGLNDRIYDSLSLEKYECPQGGSGRRCGGQGDLLAGSLATFYYWALESKQEISPAMVACFAASTLTKTCNKYAFKLKGRSMTCSDMIDQIHPVFDDLFEHKKD; translated from the coding sequence ATGCCAAACGAAATTGTAGCCGCTgcgataaaacaaatcataaaaaacaaaaacatcattgCTCGGGTTGCGAAAATTTCAACCCGTTCCGGAATGTCGTCGGAAAACAAATCCCCGCTGCTGGAGCGGGCCCGTAACATAGTGCCTCATCTCGACACGGACCGTCACAAGGGGCAGGCTGGCCGGATCGGCATCGTGGGCGGTTCGCTCGAATACACCGGGGCACCGTATTTTGCAGCGATAAGTGCACTGAAGGTGGGCGCGGATCTGGTGCATGTGTTTTGTCCGGATGCGGCCGCTCAGGTCATCAAATCGTACAGCCCGGAACTGATTGTGCATCCGTTGCTTGATTCCAATAACGCCATCATTCAGATCGAACCGTGGTTAGAGCGACTGCATGTGCTTGTCATCGGACCGGGGCTTGGGCGGAACAGACAGATTATGCAGACGGTGGCCGAGTTGATCAAAATCTGTCGCCAGCTACAGAAACCGCTTATCATCGATGCGGACGGACTGTTTCTAATCACGCAGGATATCGGTTTGGTGAAGGATTATTACGGTGTCATACTGACGCCGAATGCCATCGAATTTTGTCGGCTGTTTGGAAAGGATCGggatcaaataatgctttcgcTGGGTCGGCTTGGTGCCGGTGTGACTGTGATCGAAAAGGGCCTAAACGATCGGATCTACGACTCGCTATCGCTGGAGAAGTACGAATGCCCACAGGGTGGTTCCGGACGGCGCTGTGGCGGTCAGGGGGATTTGCTTGCCGGCTCGTTGGCCACTTTCTACTATTGGGCGTTGGAGTCTAAGCAAGAAATTAGCCCGGCTATGGTTGCCTGCTTTGCGGCCAGTACACTTACGAAAACGTGCAACAAGTATGCGTTCAAGCTGAAGGGACGTAGCATGACTTGTAGCGATATGATCGACCAAATTCATCCCGTGTTTGATGACCTGTTTGAGCACAAGAAGGATTAG